A part of Flavobacteriaceae bacterium GSB9 genomic DNA contains:
- a CDS encoding alpha-1,4-glucan--maltose-1-phosphate maltosyltransferase — protein MQNQKRVVIDYVSPSINCGEFYIKRVVNEVVNVEAHILADGHDVLGASVLYKHEDEQNWKESRMILRSNDEWQTSFKVEKQGFYTYKVEAWVDYALNWRYGLIRKINDGQHVSSELLEGAEFIEPLIKTALGDDKAYLEYLHRIFKNENNYGEAITEAAKDRLYYIFFNNPIKTLANTSKAYQVYVDRKRARFSTWYEFFPRSASEHEGVHGTFNDCVRLLPRIKSMGFDVVYLPPIHPIGEVNRKGKNNTTEAKPGDVGSCWGIGSQYGGHKDIHPQLGNLDDFKALIQAAKDNNLEIAMDYALQAAPDHPWVKDHPKWFKWRPDGTVQYAENPPKKYQDILPIYWESEDYKNLWNECLDILMFWIDCGIKIFRVDNPHTKPFYFWSWIISKVKEKHPDVIFLAEAFTAPKVMQQLAKQGYTQSYTYFTWRESKHDLIQYIEELTKSELKEYMQPNFWPNTPDINPYHLQGANEAMHIIRYTLAATLSSCIGIYGPVFEYMLSDPLLGKEEYLNSEKFQFTHYDWGIKNKLITIIAKINYIRNLNEALQQTNNIKFCHIQNDNLLAFYKWNEDKSNEIFVVISLDSHNSQQGTVQVPLHEIGVHHGHNLEMHDLITDSRYNWNSEWCYVELHPTLPFHIFKINK, from the coding sequence ATGCAAAACCAGAAAAGAGTAGTCATTGATTATGTATCACCAAGTATTAATTGTGGCGAATTTTACATCAAACGTGTCGTTAACGAAGTTGTTAATGTAGAAGCCCATATTTTGGCCGATGGCCACGATGTTTTAGGGGCTTCTGTTCTTTACAAACACGAAGATGAACAAAATTGGAAAGAGTCGCGAATGATTTTGCGCTCTAACGACGAGTGGCAAACATCTTTTAAAGTAGAAAAGCAAGGTTTTTATACCTACAAAGTTGAAGCTTGGGTTGATTATGCCCTAAATTGGCGATATGGCCTAATAAGAAAAATTAACGATGGACAACACGTATCATCTGAATTACTTGAAGGTGCCGAATTTATTGAACCGCTCATTAAAACCGCTTTAGGTGACGACAAAGCATATTTAGAATACTTACACCGCATTTTTAAGAATGAAAACAATTACGGTGAAGCCATAACCGAAGCAGCCAAAGACAGGCTCTACTATATATTCTTTAACAACCCCATAAAAACCCTTGCTAATACATCAAAAGCGTATCAAGTTTATGTAGACAGAAAACGCGCAAGGTTTAGCACTTGGTACGAGTTTTTTCCTCGATCGGCCTCAGAGCACGAAGGCGTTCATGGTACATTTAACGATTGTGTGCGTTTATTACCTAGAATTAAAAGCATGGGGTTTGATGTGGTTTACCTACCTCCCATCCATCCCATTGGAGAGGTTAATCGTAAAGGCAAAAATAACACTACAGAAGCCAAACCTGGCGATGTAGGGTCGTGCTGGGGTATTGGCTCGCAATATGGCGGCCACAAAGACATACATCCACAACTTGGGAATCTGGATGATTTTAAGGCTTTAATCCAAGCTGCTAAAGACAACAACTTAGAGATTGCCATGGACTACGCTTTGCAAGCAGCTCCTGATCATCCTTGGGTAAAAGACCACCCAAAGTGGTTTAAATGGCGGCCAGACGGCACAGTACAATATGCCGAAAACCCACCCAAAAAATATCAAGATATTCTACCTATTTATTGGGAAAGTGAAGATTACAAAAACCTATGGAACGAATGCTTGGATATTTTAATGTTTTGGATCGATTGCGGCATCAAAATTTTTAGGGTAGATAACCCACACACCAAACCATTTTATTTTTGGAGTTGGATTATTTCAAAAGTAAAAGAAAAACATCCCGATGTTATCTTTTTAGCCGAAGCGTTTACCGCACCCAAAGTTATGCAACAACTCGCCAAACAGGGTTATACACAATCTTATACCTATTTTACTTGGCGAGAAAGCAAACATGACCTTATTCAGTATATTGAGGAGTTAACTAAATCGGAGCTCAAAGAATATATGCAGCCCAACTTTTGGCCCAATACGCCCGATATAAACCCGTATCACCTGCAGGGTGCTAACGAAGCGATGCATATTATTCGTTACACTTTGGCAGCAACCCTTAGCTCATGTATAGGCATTTATGGACCTGTTTTTGAATATATGCTTTCCGACCCGTTGCTTGGAAAAGAGGAATACCTGAATTCTGAAAAATTTCAATTTACACATTACGATTGGGGAATAAAAAACAAGTTGATTACCATTATTGCTAAGATAAACTACATCAGAAACCTCAACGAAGCGCTTCAGCAAACCAATAATATTAAGTTTTGCCACATTCAAAACGACAATTTATTGGCATTTTACAAATGGAACGAAGACAAATCCAATGAAATTTTTGTAGTCATCAGTTTAGATTCACATAATTCGCAACAAGGTACCGTACAGGTTCCTTTACATGAAATCGGTGTTCATCATGGGCATAACCTTGAAATGCACGACTTAATAACCGATAGTCGTTATAACTGGAATAGCGAGTGGTGCTATGTGGAGTTGCACCCAACTTTACCG